In Halobacteriovorax sp. HLS, one DNA window encodes the following:
- a CDS encoding fatty acid cis/trans isomerase, which yields MKIIYLIILPLLMIMTSCSVGQDKKFNILNNDIINTDVLSSIPTEKVSYNKKVRPILDNRCVVCHGCYDAPCQLKLSSMEGIKRGATKEVVYDGARITAVPPTRLEVDHKSTKQWRDNKFFPIVNEGPVERVEDNLENSLLYKFLQLKQIYPQPRSGLISYEIDTSISREQYCTEREDFDDFASKHKALGMPFAMPNLTHDEFFTLGHWIAQGSHGDDSKDEDQSTLSQIRKFEKFLNNKDLKHRLVARYIYEHLFLGHIHFKNDKFKNFYRLVRSNTAKGEIEENTAIRPYDDPKQEIYYRFKIYTPSIVAKSHNVYELSDRKLERFKDLFIRQKYAVTKFPSYQAELASNPFKTFIEIPIKSKYQFLLDDARFFIEGFIKGPVCRGQIALNVIEDRFWVFFTDPNNTGFSSSDKLLTHLDKYLDLPAAKESSFEFISLWSKYWSQQKAYLTERNKHFVKLPKTSLDGAMNYIWDGDTHNPNAALTIFRHLDSASVRQGLIGTKPDTTWVLNYPIFERIHYLLVAGFNVYGNVSHQLKTRIYMDFLRMEGEEIFLSFLPPMQRKEMHTKWFGGNRNHLKFFSNEDLTWLNKEFVQGYKKEDKERELLENLSKRVARAIRSTHNKIPKELAKIELMQGEFFKFFPETIFLKVDNNVFTLVHNKTYRHVDSFLSDAKDRELEDIKNDTLTVVSGIEGTYPNLFIDVPSEKLSKFIFDMAKIVSEKDYNEFISKYGIRRTQSNFWKYSDWFFNKYKSIEPKRAGILDLNRYN from the coding sequence ATGAAAATAATATATCTGATAATTCTACCACTGCTAATGATAATGACCTCTTGTTCTGTTGGACAGGACAAGAAGTTCAATATTTTAAATAATGACATTATAAACACTGATGTACTCAGTTCTATACCTACCGAGAAAGTAAGTTATAATAAGAAAGTGAGACCTATCTTAGACAACAGGTGTGTAGTTTGTCACGGTTGCTATGATGCTCCTTGCCAGCTAAAGCTCTCCAGCATGGAAGGAATAAAAAGAGGTGCTACCAAGGAAGTTGTATACGATGGAGCACGCATTACAGCAGTTCCCCCAACAAGACTTGAAGTCGATCATAAGTCTACAAAACAGTGGAGAGACAATAAATTCTTTCCGATTGTCAATGAAGGTCCTGTAGAAAGAGTTGAAGACAACTTAGAAAACTCCCTACTCTATAAGTTTTTACAACTCAAACAAATTTACCCTCAACCAAGATCTGGACTGATCTCTTATGAGATAGACACTTCTATTTCACGTGAGCAATATTGCACAGAGCGAGAGGACTTCGACGACTTTGCAAGTAAGCACAAAGCTCTTGGAATGCCTTTTGCTATGCCAAACCTAACCCATGACGAATTCTTCACTCTAGGACACTGGATCGCCCAAGGAAGTCATGGGGATGATTCTAAAGATGAAGACCAATCCACTCTGAGTCAAATTAGAAAGTTTGAGAAATTTCTAAATAATAAAGACCTTAAACATAGACTTGTCGCTAGATATATTTATGAACATCTCTTTCTTGGTCATATTCACTTTAAAAATGACAAATTTAAAAACTTCTATCGTCTTGTGCGCTCTAATACAGCAAAAGGAGAGATCGAAGAAAATACAGCAATTCGACCTTATGACGACCCTAAGCAAGAGATTTATTATCGATTTAAAATCTACACCCCATCTATAGTTGCCAAGTCACATAACGTTTATGAATTAAGCGATAGAAAGCTTGAGAGATTTAAAGATCTATTTATTAGACAAAAATACGCCGTAACAAAATTTCCTAGCTATCAAGCTGAACTTGCCTCTAATCCTTTTAAAACTTTTATCGAAATACCTATAAAGTCTAAGTATCAATTTCTGCTGGATGACGCTCGATTCTTTATCGAAGGTTTTATTAAAGGGCCTGTATGCAGAGGTCAAATTGCACTCAACGTAATAGAAGATAGATTTTGGGTTTTCTTTACAGATCCAAATAACACAGGCTTTTCAAGTAGCGATAAACTGCTTACACACTTAGACAAATACCTTGATCTTCCTGCTGCTAAGGAAAGCTCCTTTGAGTTTATTAGCTTATGGTCAAAGTATTGGTCACAACAAAAAGCTTATCTAACCGAAAGAAACAAACACTTCGTAAAACTTCCTAAAACATCTCTAGATGGTGCCATGAACTACATATGGGATGGAGATACTCACAATCCAAATGCAGCGCTTACTATATTTAGACATCTCGATAGTGCTTCAGTTAGGCAAGGGCTCATAGGAACAAAGCCCGATACAACTTGGGTCTTGAATTACCCTATTTTTGAAAGAATACACTACCTACTCGTTGCAGGTTTTAATGTTTATGGAAATGTTAGCCATCAGCTTAAAACGAGAATCTATATGGACTTTCTAAGAATGGAGGGAGAAGAAATCTTTCTAAGTTTTCTACCTCCCATGCAACGTAAAGAAATGCATACTAAGTGGTTTGGAGGTAATCGCAACCACTTAAAGTTCTTTAGTAATGAAGATTTAACGTGGCTTAATAAAGAGTTTGTTCAAGGCTACAAAAAAGAAGACAAAGAACGAGAGTTACTTGAAAACCTGTCAAAGCGTGTAGCGAGAGCAATCAGAAGCACTCATAACAAGATTCCAAAAGAATTAGCAAAAATAGAACTCATGCAAGGGGAATTCTTTAAATTCTTCCCTGAGACAATTTTTCTAAAAGTAGATAATAATGTTTTCACTCTTGTTCATAACAAGACTTATAGACATGTCGACTCATTCTTATCTGACGCAAAAGACAGAGAGCTTGAAGATATTAAAAATGATACTCTAACTGTAGTCAGTGGTATTGAGGGAACCTATCCGAATTTATTTATCGATGTTCCCTCTGAGAAACTTTCAAAATTTATATTCGATATGGCAAAAATTGTAAGTGAGAAAGATTACAATGAGTTTATCTCGAAATATGGAATTCGAAGAACACAGTCTAATTTTTGGAAATATTCAGACTGGTTTTTTAATAAGTATAAAAGTATTGAACCAAAACGAGCGGGTATTCTTGACCTAAACAGGTATAACTAA
- a CDS encoding thioredoxin domain-containing protein, protein MNKIVKFTKPNCPHCVIFEPIFKEEIKKFKDELEIFEVDLSQAPHLIEVFNVKGVPSLYKFNSEDFKDFSNIEQLVIGHSHQGYNELSSSLNDLVK, encoded by the coding sequence ATGAACAAAATAGTGAAATTTACAAAACCCAATTGTCCTCACTGCGTGATCTTTGAACCTATCTTTAAAGAAGAAATTAAAAAGTTTAAAGATGAGCTGGAAATATTTGAAGTTGACTTGTCCCAGGCCCCGCACTTAATTGAGGTATTTAATGTTAAGGGAGTCCCAAGCTTATACAAGTTTAATTCAGAAGACTTTAAAGACTTCTCAAATATTGAGCAACTCGTTATTGGTCACAGCCATCAGGGATATAATGAACTAAGTTCAAGTTTAAACGATCTCGTTAAGTAG
- a CDS encoding ABC transporter substrate-binding protein — MFKIGISLLFLFTLNSYSASLPLGIHEFPPFVSTTFKGNGLIGFFVDYIFKKGGVDTAISSHRRGALQGDLIDSGKYFGVFPFLKNSSRSTDVVYSNSLLTAQYVFIHRKGLDTKGVNFQTYEGLSKFKIGILTSDLVYNQVKAVPKLNLETVRGAKELVSKISSRSLDIIVFEKTSWNYLARESNVVGLEDYVLSNGPWPSFDVYMIISKKYPDYEKYLNILNSGIAQYDLNKMIIDHFY; from the coding sequence ATGTTCAAAATTGGAATTTCCCTACTATTTCTTTTCACGCTTAATTCATACTCGGCTTCTTTACCACTTGGAATTCATGAGTTTCCACCATTTGTATCAACTACCTTTAAAGGTAATGGTTTAATAGGCTTCTTTGTTGATTATATTTTTAAAAAAGGTGGAGTAGATACTGCAATTAGCTCTCATAGAAGGGGTGCACTTCAGGGGGATTTGATTGACTCAGGGAAATACTTCGGTGTATTTCCATTTCTTAAAAATAGCTCCCGCAGTACTGATGTTGTCTATAGTAATTCTCTTTTAACGGCCCAGTACGTATTCATTCATCGCAAAGGTCTTGATACAAAGGGAGTAAATTTTCAAACCTACGAAGGGCTTAGTAAGTTTAAAATTGGGATTCTAACTTCTGATTTAGTTTATAACCAGGTAAAGGCCGTTCCAAAGCTAAACCTAGAAACAGTTCGTGGTGCAAAAGAACTTGTTTCAAAAATCTCTAGTCGAAGCCTAGACATCATCGTTTTTGAAAAAACATCTTGGAATTATTTGGCCAGAGAGAGTAATGTGGTAGGTCTTGAAGATTATGTTCTTTCAAATGGTCCGTGGCCATCATTTGATGTTTATATGATTATTTCTAAGAAATATCCTGACTACGAAAAATATCTTAATATTCTTAATTCGGGTATTGCTCAATATGATCTAAACAAGATGATCATTGATCACTTTTATTGA
- a CDS encoding Stp1/IreP family PP2C-type Ser/Thr phosphatase, with product MGLISSGLTDIGRKRKTNQDSIYLNPEKNLFVVADGMGGHNGGDIASQMAVECIPEFMLQNLDKDPKNIFPQSVQHANKKIKERSMQDQLLHGMGTTVVGFYFKADTLYISNVGDSRAYLVNRNKLYQMSKDHSLVQEKLNLGIYNRDQAAADPQKNVLVRTVGFEDDIEIDLFTYKVSKNDIFLICSDGLHGKVSDADILYIINKYIPDPAKATAESVQQTATTLVAQANANGGNDNISVIVVVAQ from the coding sequence ATGGGTCTAATTTCTTCAGGACTAACTGATATTGGTAGAAAGAGAAAAACCAATCAAGATTCAATTTATCTAAACCCAGAGAAGAACTTATTTGTTGTAGCTGATGGTATGGGTGGTCATAATGGAGGTGATATTGCTTCTCAAATGGCCGTTGAATGCATTCCAGAGTTTATGCTACAGAACTTAGACAAAGATCCTAAAAATATTTTTCCTCAATCTGTTCAACACGCGAATAAGAAAATTAAAGAACGATCAATGCAAGATCAACTACTCCATGGAATGGGTACGACAGTTGTTGGATTCTATTTTAAAGCAGACACACTTTATATTTCTAATGTTGGAGATTCTAGAGCTTATTTAGTGAATAGAAATAAACTCTACCAAATGTCTAAAGACCACTCTCTTGTACAAGAGAAACTTAATCTAGGGATATATAACAGAGATCAGGCAGCAGCGGATCCGCAAAAGAATGTCCTTGTTCGAACAGTTGGTTTTGAAGATGATATTGAGATTGATTTATTTACATATAAAGTAAGTAAGAATGATATTTTTCTCATTTGCTCTGATGGACTTCATGGAAAAGTCTCAGATGCTGACATTCTTTATATAATTAATAAGTATATACCGGACCCGGCTAAAGCTACGGCAGAATCAGTACAGCAAACGGCCACGACACTTGTTGCTCAGGCAAATGCCAATGGTGGTAACGATAATATTTCAGTAATTGTTGTGGTTGCTCAATAA
- a CDS encoding PrkA family serine protein kinase, which produces MAQINIKDFMQNNYKIEDFTHLTWSGSFQDYLNIVSEDPRVARNAFQRVHDMIMSFGTSNYTEYKKDIVRYHFFDDPINNGKDAVFGIDVHLMKFVNFFKAASSGYGTEKRVLLLHGPVGSAKSSIARNLKKGLEHYSKTDDGRMFTFEWYDENESDILGGQKIFPSPMHEEPFKLIPVEVRKQFFEDFNKGRKDGELKISVKGEVNPADRYILNQYMIKYNGDWMKVMENHVRIKRLVLSEKDRIGIGTFQPKDEKNQDSTELTGDINYRKIAQYGSDSDPRAFNFDGEFNIANRGIVEFIEMLKLDVAFLYDLLGASQEHSIKPKKFAQTDIDEVILGHTNEPEFRKLQNNEFMEALRDRTVKIDVPYITRLDNEVKIYERDFNAEKIPHVHIAPHTLEMAAMWAVLTRMEEPKKADLTKIQKLKLYNGKTLPGYNEENVKELRKEAVREGLEGISPRYIQDKLSNALVKYGHTGSLNPFMIFNELESGLKHHSLINSSDQLDHYREMLAVTRQEYEDIVKNDVQKAICLDESAIETLCSNYIDNVKAYTQKEKVRNKYTNKLEDSDERFMRSIEDKIDIAESRKDDFRREIMNYIGALAIEGKQFDYKMNERLHRALELKLFEDQKDSIKLSSIVSKVVDKETQEKIEVIKSRLIKSYGYCEISATDALNYVASIFAKGDSAKS; this is translated from the coding sequence ATGGCCCAAATAAACATCAAAGATTTCATGCAGAACAACTACAAGATTGAGGACTTCACTCATTTAACTTGGAGTGGTTCTTTTCAAGATTATTTAAACATTGTTTCAGAAGATCCTCGTGTCGCCAGAAATGCATTTCAACGTGTTCACGATATGATTATGTCTTTTGGAACTTCTAATTACACTGAATACAAAAAGGATATTGTTAGATATCACTTTTTTGATGATCCTATCAATAATGGTAAGGACGCTGTATTTGGAATAGACGTTCATTTGATGAAGTTTGTAAACTTCTTTAAGGCAGCATCTTCTGGTTATGGTACTGAAAAAAGAGTTCTTTTACTTCATGGTCCAGTTGGGTCAGCAAAGTCATCGATTGCTAGAAATCTTAAAAAAGGTTTAGAGCATTATTCTAAAACTGACGATGGAAGAATGTTTACTTTCGAATGGTATGATGAAAATGAATCAGACATTCTTGGTGGTCAAAAAATATTTCCTTCACCAATGCATGAAGAACCGTTCAAACTAATTCCTGTCGAAGTAAGAAAGCAGTTCTTCGAAGACTTTAATAAAGGTCGAAAAGACGGTGAATTAAAAATAAGTGTTAAAGGCGAAGTAAATCCAGCTGATAGATATATTCTAAATCAATATATGATTAAGTATAACGGTGACTGGATGAAGGTGATGGAAAATCACGTAAGAATTAAGAGATTAGTTCTTTCTGAAAAAGATAGAATTGGTATTGGTACGTTCCAGCCAAAAGATGAGAAAAACCAAGATTCGACTGAATTAACAGGTGATATCAATTATAGAAAAATTGCTCAATATGGTTCGGATTCTGATCCTAGAGCTTTTAACTTTGATGGAGAATTTAATATTGCCAATAGAGGTATTGTTGAATTTATCGAAATGTTAAAGCTTGATGTTGCTTTCTTATATGATCTTCTTGGAGCATCTCAGGAACATTCTATTAAGCCTAAGAAATTTGCACAAACTGATATTGATGAAGTTATTCTTGGTCACACAAATGAGCCTGAATTTAGAAAGCTTCAAAATAATGAGTTTATGGAAGCCCTTAGAGATAGAACTGTAAAGATTGATGTCCCTTATATTACAAGACTAGATAATGAAGTTAAAATCTACGAAAGAGATTTTAATGCTGAAAAAATTCCTCATGTTCATATTGCACCTCATACTTTAGAGATGGCCGCAATGTGGGCCGTACTAACAAGAATGGAGGAACCTAAGAAAGCTGATTTAACGAAGATTCAAAAACTAAAATTGTATAATGGTAAAACATTGCCAGGTTATAATGAAGAGAATGTTAAAGAGCTTAGAAAAGAAGCTGTTAGAGAAGGTTTAGAAGGTATTTCTCCTAGATATATTCAGGATAAATTATCAAATGCTTTAGTTAAGTACGGACATACTGGTTCTTTAAATCCATTTATGATCTTTAATGAGCTTGAGTCAGGATTAAAGCATCATAGTTTAATCAATAGTTCTGATCAATTAGATCATTACAGAGAGATGCTTGCTGTTACGAGACAAGAGTATGAAGATATCGTTAAAAATGACGTTCAAAAGGCCATCTGCCTTGATGAAAGTGCAATTGAAACTCTATGTTCGAACTACATTGATAACGTAAAGGCCTATACTCAAAAAGAAAAAGTTAGAAATAAGTACACTAACAAACTAGAAGACTCTGATGAAAGATTCATGAGAAGTATCGAGGATAAAATTGATATCGCTGAATCAAGAAAAGATGATTTTAGACGTGAGATCATGAACTATATTGGTGCACTTGCAATCGAAGGAAAGCAATTTGATTATAAAATGAATGAGAGACTTCATAGAGCTCTAGAGCTTAAGTTATTTGAAGATCAAAAAGATTCAATCAAGTTATCAAGCATAGTTTCAAAAGTTGTGGACAAAGAGACACAAGAGAAAATTGAAGTTATCAAATCAAGACTAATTAAGAGTTATGGATACTGTGAAATATCAGCAACAGATGCCCTTAATTATGTGGCCAGTATCTTTGCAAAAGGTGACTCGGCCAAGTCATAA
- a CDS encoding DUF444 family protein produces MDHPVKRDHARFRKIVKGRIRENLKKYVSGGEMPIPKGKEVFKVPMPQIETPRFKFGGKQEGGTGQGDGQQGDPVDGQPGEGEPGQGEAGEGEGKKELEVELSIEELASILGEELELPNIEPKGKKSMESTTNKYTSIGTVGPNSLKHYKRSYREALKRQVATGNYDFNNPVVVPIKSDMRYRAANTTVTYENSAVVIYMMDVSGSMGDEQKEIVRTESFWINLWLKSQYKDIEVRYIIHDATAKEVDEDVFFRTRESGGTLISSAFKLCKEIIDADYNSSEWNIYPFHFSDGDNWSTDDTKLCLDILDNDILPNSNVFCYGQVESRYGSGQFYKDLDQKYGTDNDDVILSKIKNKEAILDSIKDFLGKGK; encoded by the coding sequence ATGGATCATCCTGTAAAACGTGATCACGCTAGATTTAGAAAAATTGTTAAAGGTCGTATTCGCGAGAACCTAAAAAAATACGTCTCTGGTGGGGAAATGCCCATCCCAAAGGGAAAGGAAGTTTTTAAAGTTCCTATGCCCCAAATTGAAACTCCAAGATTTAAATTTGGTGGAAAGCAAGAAGGTGGAACTGGACAAGGTGACGGTCAGCAAGGTGATCCTGTAGATGGACAACCAGGCGAAGGTGAACCTGGTCAAGGTGAGGCCGGTGAGGGTGAAGGTAAGAAAGAGCTTGAGGTTGAACTTAGCATTGAGGAGCTAGCAAGCATTCTTGGGGAGGAGTTAGAGCTTCCAAATATTGAGCCTAAGGGTAAGAAGAGTATGGAGTCTACTACTAACAAGTATACTTCTATAGGTACAGTTGGCCCCAACTCTCTGAAGCATTATAAGAGATCGTATCGTGAAGCCCTTAAAAGACAAGTTGCCACAGGGAACTACGATTTTAATAATCCTGTTGTTGTTCCGATTAAAAGTGACATGCGCTACCGAGCTGCAAATACTACTGTAACATATGAGAACTCAGCTGTTGTTATCTATATGATGGATGTATCAGGATCTATGGGTGATGAACAAAAAGAAATTGTAAGAACAGAGAGTTTTTGGATCAATTTATGGTTGAAGTCTCAGTATAAAGATATTGAAGTTCGATATATTATTCATGATGCTACAGCTAAGGAAGTTGATGAGGATGTTTTCTTTAGAACACGTGAAAGTGGTGGAACATTGATTTCATCTGCTTTCAAATTATGTAAAGAAATTATCGATGCTGATTATAATTCAAGTGAGTGGAATATATATCCTTTTCATTTTTCTGATGGAGATAATTGGTCAACCGATGATACAAAACTTTGTTTAGATATTTTAGATAATGATATTTTACCAAACTCAAATGTTTTTTGTTATGGACAAGTTGAGAGTCGTTACGGTTCGGGTCAGTTTTATAAAGATTTAGACCAAAAGTATGGAACTGATAATGATGATGTCATTCTCAGTAAAATAAAAAATAAAGAAGCGATACTAGATTCTATTAAAGACTTTCTAGGGAAGGGGAAATAG
- a CDS encoding SpoVR family protein yields MNRTKALSGELLRLKEEIEQYAINFGLTYYPVVFEVCNYDTICILAAQGGFPSRYPHWKFGMDYDQLSKGNTYGFQKIYELVINTDPCYAYLLSSNRIVDQKLVMAHVYGHADFFKNNAWFRTTDKRMMDVMANHGTKIRKYMNRHGQDKVESFIDAALSLENLLDVNVLFETAEVRRKREELEKTAVEEALRGDDDDGRSTALKSFMRSKKRNEFSDDLTGDEVVGDFDYKAIDENVDGTRDIMKFLMQNAPLEDWQADIIGCLREEAYYFLPQRMTKIMNEGWASYWHSKIMTEKALKSSEIIDFADVHSGVMAMSPKNINPYKIGIELFRDIEHRWDTGKFGKEYQDCTDMNKKHNWDKKLGLGREKIFEVRKSHNDITFLDEYFTEEFCDRQQIFTYKFNPRTGRNEIDSREFKEIKEKLLNQLSNFGQPLIEIESSNHNNRSELLLRHVHRGVDLDMNFATATMRNIYLIWKRPVNIKTIVEEKEVFYSYDGNELKEVK; encoded by the coding sequence ATGAATAGAACAAAGGCCTTGTCTGGCGAATTACTTCGCTTAAAAGAAGAAATTGAACAATATGCGATCAATTTTGGATTAACTTATTATCCAGTAGTATTTGAAGTGTGTAATTACGATACTATTTGTATTCTTGCCGCTCAGGGCGGTTTCCCTTCTAGGTATCCCCACTGGAAATTTGGGATGGACTATGATCAGCTCTCAAAAGGAAATACTTATGGTTTCCAAAAAATTTATGAGTTGGTTATTAACACTGATCCTTGTTACGCCTATCTATTAAGTTCTAATAGAATCGTTGATCAAAAACTTGTTATGGCGCATGTTTATGGGCATGCTGACTTCTTTAAAAATAATGCATGGTTCAGAACTACTGATAAGCGCATGATGGATGTAATGGCAAATCATGGGACTAAGATTAGAAAGTATATGAACCGTCATGGGCAAGATAAGGTTGAAAGCTTTATTGATGCTGCCTTATCTCTTGAAAACCTCTTAGATGTGAATGTTCTATTTGAAACAGCTGAAGTTAGAAGAAAGAGAGAAGAGTTAGAGAAAACTGCTGTTGAAGAAGCTTTACGTGGAGATGACGATGATGGTCGTTCAACTGCTCTTAAGTCATTTATGCGTTCAAAGAAAAGAAATGAGTTTTCAGATGATCTAACGGGTGACGAAGTTGTTGGAGATTTTGATTATAAAGCGATTGATGAAAATGTAGATGGAACTCGTGACATTATGAAGTTCCTTATGCAGAACGCACCACTAGAAGATTGGCAGGCGGATATTATTGGTTGCCTAAGAGAAGAAGCTTATTATTTTCTACCACAACGTATGACTAAGATAATGAATGAAGGGTGGGCAAGCTATTGGCACTCTAAAATCATGACTGAAAAGGCCTTGAAGTCTAGTGAGATTATTGACTTTGCAGATGTTCACTCTGGGGTGATGGCCATGAGTCCAAAGAATATCAATCCTTATAAAATTGGTATTGAGCTCTTTAGAGATATTGAACATCGTTGGGATACGGGAAAGTTTGGGAAAGAATACCAAGACTGTACTGACATGAATAAGAAGCACAATTGGGATAAGAAACTTGGTCTTGGAAGAGAGAAAATTTTTGAAGTAAGAAAATCTCATAATGATATTACATTTCTAGATGAGTACTTTACAGAGGAGTTTTGCGATAGACAGCAAATATTCACTTACAAGTTTAACCCAAGAACTGGTCGTAATGAAATTGACTCTAGAGAGTTTAAAGAAATTAAAGAAAAGCTATTAAATCAACTTTCTAATTTTGGTCAACCATTGATAGAGATTGAATCTAGTAATCATAATAATAGAAGTGAACTCTTGTTGCGCCACGTTCATAGAGGAGTTGATCTTGATATGAACTTTGCAACGGCAACGATGAGAAATATCTATCTTATATGGAAAAGACCTGTAAACATCAAGACTATCGTTGAAGAAAAAGAAGTATTTTACTCATACGATGGTAATGAATTAAAAGAAGTTAAATAG
- a CDS encoding FecR domain-containing protein: MKFLFQLILFISTFSLSQNCFAKTYIAKIVKLRGEATQLVPGKVSAVKLKFGDQLVEDTSIVTRDKSFVRIEFFDGSNISLGPNGKVVVSKMNQAGSGILTLLKGQMRSKINGASAEKTKNHKFLVKTKSAALGVRGTEFQTIYNPENNITNLLTYNGEVAIAKIDSVGSKDLNYEEVVDNISSNKLSKSSSIRIKNNLHIAMEDALADKNAVVVKTGQFSGALDSVDKATLPVNISPSQLNALYSNVDLQDVDRKTLRPSKLNALETKKNFLEPIVSDTPSEGVYNSDTGAYAQKSGGFIDVKTGLYIPPEKTSQFSNTKKVYIAQKVGNFDLATGQYIAPQGLVLDSQKGFVAQRTKNQSPQELKSKKTQALILNNIIDKKVVLKKMDRKKIEKYYNQLELFSKNSIALKVDGIGSTLKLYDSPQVNSRDLKTDGKGIVLRWDHSSGGKWQPITNISYRRIRFNGAELGEFNQATSSLYGMELGVRRYINHRFNLSSSIGLNQNFITASSTSGSITSYDLRKVTVPVIDFTGQWFFVKSRRYDLDLRLGLTYSLKKTARDVDFESGLGASAGLGARYWVKRNWWTKLDFSAKSSKHDISGTNFSATNEIINSALGLEIGYVL; encoded by the coding sequence ATGAAATTTTTATTTCAGCTTATTCTCTTTATCTCAACATTTTCATTATCACAAAACTGTTTCGCTAAAACATATATTGCAAAAATTGTTAAATTAAGAGGCGAGGCCACTCAGCTTGTTCCGGGAAAAGTCAGCGCTGTTAAGTTGAAGTTTGGAGACCAGCTTGTCGAAGACACTTCTATTGTTACTAGAGATAAGAGTTTTGTTCGAATAGAATTCTTTGATGGATCAAATATCTCCCTTGGCCCTAATGGTAAAGTTGTCGTTTCTAAAATGAATCAAGCAGGTAGTGGTATTTTAACTCTTTTAAAAGGGCAAATGAGATCTAAGATTAATGGGGCCTCAGCAGAAAAAACGAAGAATCATAAGTTCTTAGTAAAAACAAAGTCTGCTGCACTAGGAGTTCGTGGAACTGAGTTTCAAACAATTTATAATCCAGAAAATAATATAACGAATTTACTTACGTATAATGGTGAGGTGGCCATTGCTAAAATCGACTCTGTAGGGAGTAAGGATTTAAACTATGAAGAAGTCGTTGATAATATTTCTTCAAATAAACTTAGTAAGTCTTCATCTATTAGAATAAAGAATAATCTACATATTGCTATGGAAGATGCTTTGGCAGACAAAAATGCAGTTGTTGTTAAAACAGGGCAATTCTCTGGAGCACTTGATAGTGTTGACAAGGCAACCTTGCCAGTAAATATCTCTCCTTCACAGTTAAATGCACTTTATTCTAATGTAGATTTACAAGATGTTGATAGAAAGACATTAAGGCCAAGTAAGTTAAATGCACTGGAAACTAAGAAAAACTTTTTGGAGCCAATTGTCTCAGATACACCTTCAGAAGGTGTCTATAACTCTGATACGGGAGCATATGCTCAAAAGTCAGGTGGTTTCATTGATGTAAAGACTGGTCTGTATATACCACCTGAAAAAACATCTCAGTTTTCAAATACTAAAAAAGTTTATATTGCTCAAAAAGTTGGAAATTTCGATCTAGCGACAGGGCAGTACATCGCGCCACAAGGTCTTGTCTTAGATTCTCAAAAAGGTTTCGTAGCACAAAGAACTAAGAATCAATCACCTCAAGAGCTTAAGAGCAAAAAGACTCAGGCCCTCATTCTAAACAATATTATTGATAAGAAAGTAGTTTTGAAAAAAATGGATAGGAAGAAGATTGAAAAATACTATAATCAATTGGAACTTTTTTCTAAAAATAGTATTGCTCTAAAAGTTGATGGAATTGGCTCAACATTAAAACTTTATGATAGTCCTCAAGTGAACTCTCGTGATTTAAAAACTGATGGGAAGGGGATTGTATTGCGTTGGGATCACTCTTCTGGTGGGAAATGGCAACCTATCACAAATATCAGCTATCGCCGTATCCGTTTTAATGGTGCGGAGCTCGGAGAGTTTAATCAAGCAACTTCTTCTTTGTATGGGATGGAATTAGGTGTACGACGATATATTAACCATCGTTTTAATCTTAGCTCAAGTATAGGACTGAATCAGAATTTTATAACAGCTTCCTCAACGTCGGGCAGTATAACGAGTTATGATTTAAGAAAAGTGACAGTTCCTGTAATTGATTTTACTGGTCAGTGGTTCTTTGTTAAGTCTAGAAGATATGATCTAGATTTGAGATTAGGTTTAACATATAGCTTAAAGAAAACTGCTAGGGATGTTGACTTTGAAAGCGGCCTAGGTGCATCAGCTGGCCTTGGTGCTAGGTATTGGGTAAAGAGAAATTGGTGGACGAAGCTTGATTTCAGTGCGAAATCTTCAAAGCATGATATTTCAGGAACTAACTTTAGTGCAACCAATGAGATAATTAATTCGGCCCTTGGACTTGAGATTGGATACGTACTCTAG